The Anastrepha ludens isolate Willacy chromosome 2, idAnaLude1.1, whole genome shotgun sequence DNA window gtgttttctgtgttatcgataattattattacgaatgtaaggagaaatatcaaaatataaactaaatgaaatggacgccggcaaagaaaacaggtctataaacataattctaataaacgttttgttaaatattattaattatggattcattttacagaaaaaaacgtGTGTCCATAAACCTTGGcatcttattatttattataaaatgtaatataaatatcTCATGggcattgctgccataatttttgcgatctcagtaaacgtcgcatacggattccCACCAActacgcaattaaattagctattccttctccttgtattttcttcatttcgttaataataatatatcatACAAACCAAaaccaccaaaataatttctatgaagagaaacctttcacaacagtattgacagctgattgtcaattttgcaggtcaTCTGCCATGTGcaaacgggtagattaatttggtggatttataggtgatgaATGCATATGTGCACGTattataactctacataaatcgatagcaaaattttaaatgcgctttgcttaaaactatgttttttgagctggtgatcactgtaacttaaaaaccattggtagatttcaataaaatttatactacttttgaaaagcataaaaaactggtgcctgattgaaggatttttttttaatttcgattttttttaacaattaattgtcggttttttctcgaaaaactgaaaaatatttcctgaggccgccatgttttatattttggaaaaaagcttcgatcagggacaggattatctatcaataaaacttatttctcttgtccgagTGATTTTAGACGAATCTCTagggacttgtgatgatcaccgcaacggacttctggagaaacgagctccacacaaacagcgataacttttacaattataaattttttttgttttgaaattttgctaaagtcaagacgaaacatgatgtattaatgctatgtttttatttttgttaaataaagcaattgactagtaaaagaaaattattgaaaactatgattttttcgggcctctgactacccctaaccccttaagtcctTCAACTAACGGTAAAGTGTTGGGAAATCCTATTAAATTGTACTCATTATTACCATTTACTTTAATAGTTCATAGTTCATAGTAAGGAATAGAAGTGCCTAGCCCTTCCTTATTATCTACAGTGCGTTTAATAACTATAGCGTAGCTATTTATGGAAAAGTTTTGACaagttgtttatttctcatttaaattgtgtaagttacaataaaaagaaaaaactcaacaaatgttcttcaaaatttcaaactttcttgtcagaaatatagtgcaactaaaatcaaatgggcggccgccttagccgaataggttggtgtctgattatcattcggaattcagagagaacgtaggttcaaatctcggtgaaacaccaaaatgaagacaaagtgttttctaaagcggtcgcccctcggcaggaaatggcaaatctccgagtgtatttctgccatgaaaaagctcctcataaaaaatatctgccattcggagtcggcttgaaactgtaggtccctccatttgtgggacaacatcaagacgcacaccacaaataggcggAGGTGCTCGGCCTAACATCCAAAAagcgtgtacgcgccaattatattatatatcgatacatacatatataaaatcaaACTTCTAAACCTTAACGGGcatgtttacagtaacttactAAAGTTTTAGTGCCGTATATACCATAATTGCATACCGgatagaaaacaaacaaacattaatttgtatatagaatttcatttatttacaatacttCAGATAATAATATAAGCCAGCAGCTATTAGGCGCATAATCAGAAATTTGATttcttatgtaaatttttttctttgctttttatagCGAAAAACAATAGGTATAGGGATGTTTACTAAAGTTgctcaagtaaaaaaaaatatgcaaatattaaaaattccgttatattttcttatcaatacattttttgcggAAAACTTCCACCTTTAATGGATGACAGACCTCGTCGGGCACTTCATCGCCCACCGTTACGGAAACGTCACCTTGTGGGCAGGCACTTAAGGCAAGCAAAAGATTTATTTCGGCAATAAATTCGATGTAATCGCCTTTGCGTGCAGGACTGGGtttacagaaatattgttgagtATCCTGAAAAGTGAAGTACAAACATTAGTCCAACGTCAtaaacatacacacgtacatacatacatacatatattttgtggtTATTTAATTTCACATCACTAAgatttcatattttcaatacTCACTCTTGTGAAACCGGTGCACATGAAAATATTCCACACATCATGCACATCTTCCTCCTTCAAACCACGCTCCTCCACCACTGCTTTTGTCAACGAACTATGACAACTGCCCACACGTTCTTTGCCGGTGATCAACTTGTATGTGTAATCATCACAGCGCGTGCCAACCACATCGTGCAGTGCACCACCATCCTCATCTATGCCATAATCGGCTAGAGTGTTGTGAACAAAGGTGGCCATTGGCCGTAAATAGGGAAAATTGCTCCACAAGCGATCGTACACATTCAGATGTGTACTGTGCAGTTGACGTGTTTTGCCCGAATAGAAATGTTCTTTGGTATTATCTAAGTTCCAGAAGTTCATGTCACCCACTTGTGAGCCCTCGCAGACAGTGATGCGACATAAGTCGCCAGCTTGCATTGTCCAGGTGCGTGCTGTGCGCTTTGGCACGATCAGCGCCTCGACGATCGCACCTGTGAGTGCATCTTCCCGTTTGCTTTCGTACTCTGTTGGGTTGACTTGTGCCGAGGGAGGTTTATTATAGCAGATCATTGGTTTGTGCTGTTTGTAGATGCGTTTGCAGTTCGAAGTGCCAaccattttaagttttttttgttactttgctTTGGTAAAAAATACactcagttaaaatttttgattgttttttgtgCGAAGCGACAGTCGTTTAACGTTAGACTAACTTTTGAATGTCCGTTAAACATGGGCGGTCTGTATTTATACCCTATTTAGGTAAATTGTCGTTATGTATTTTCCCGGATTTATGTAGTTCAACATGAGAGTATTTGATAAACTTACATACTGATAATAGTCAAATAAGAGCGCTGCCAATAGTTGTATCTACTTGAGACAATTGCGCTCTAAAATAAACAGTGAGCACATGAAAGGTGTCGATATGGTGTTGAGCGTGTTGCATATGGAAGTGCAATACAGTGAACTATTATGAATATAAAAGGGTCGCAATGAAGTTTACGtctgattatttttttaacggcttgaacattttttaataataggcttgaaaacgtaaaataaaaataagcaaaacagaGTTATTGTTCGGGCggttcaaaaaattaaacactGTAGTCAAGGCGAGCTCCATGGAAGGTGACTTCACTATGacagctgatttattttttctttttgttgccttatttgtttgtttatattctCATTGAAATTTTCACATTCGAACGACAAATTGCAAGTATAAAACATAtgcaaatgttgttgttgctcaacGAGCTCATATTCTATGATTTCGCCTTGCTGTgagtattcatttttatttaaaagtgagCTCATTTcccaaaatttgtatgaaaacgtatttctgtatttaaaattatccagaggcccgaaaaaattatgattttcaataattattttttggtagtcaatttctttattttacaaaaataaaaacatatcattaatttaaaaaacaaaaaaattaataattgtaaaagttatcgctgcccAGAAGTCCTTTGCGGTAAtcgtcacaagtccttggagattcatttaaaatcgATAGGACAtgagaaattagttttgttattatgtgattgatcgaagcttttttttcaaaattaagaatagtatggcctcagaaaatatttttcaaacggagggatctacaatttcaagccgtctccgagcttttacatggcagaaatacactcggaagagaaaatactttatttaaatcattttgTTGTGCTATGCACGGGTATTCGAagctacgcactcccgaatgatagtgacgcaccaacccattcggctacggcggccgccgactGTAAtacatttcttcgaaaattgttttccgaaaaaattattCCGCCTCAATGTATagagcaaaattataaaaatgtagagcaaaactataaaattgtagagcaaaattatacaattttagaacataactattaaattttggacaaatgtactataaaaataataaagaaattatgcccacaaagttttataaaattaggCCAAGTGGACGGGACAcattctatgtacatatgtatatcgtatTGCAAAATCGTTGCAGTTTAACAATAttgttgatgaataaaaagTGCTGAATGATAAAATGAAGATattcgaaatgttttttttttttttgcaatattttttattgttctagaatttgtttattgttttaactaatttatttatgtattagttatatatatatatatatatacaatataggttattatgattttttgctgaaattgtaatttttatatgacTATATCTTTGATGTACATTCGCAAGTATAAATCCGACTGGCTCTAATGAATTCACACTATCGAGCGCGCATGGCAATCGTTTCTTTCGTGCCGTCACTAGATGGCAAAAAGATAACGGAACGCTCGCATTCTTATGTTGATTCATAGGTGCGaactaaaattcactatatCCCCACATTTCAGTTCAATTCGTGATTAAATGcgcaaatatacaaatttatgtacCGACCTCTTTAaaacattcatatatgtatatatgtaccttaaagttaaaaatatcgCGAAAAATTAAATCACTATTCCcacatgaaacaaaaattttctgcCGCACATTTTACAACACTGCCAGCAACATGATCAGCTGGAAGCAGGCGAATaacgaaagaaaacaaaatcaacGGTAGCAACTgccaattgaaaataaaatcgcGGGCTTTTGTGCATAATttcgtaaatataaaaattactcaGAACTATGTTTAAAACAACTTGCTTTGACATATGGCGCCAAGAAAAGGAAATGCCACACATTGTCACACTTTGCAAGGAATTGGATGACAAGCTGGGAGGTGGCATTGCTACGGGTTTAATTACAGAATTTTGCGGGGGGCCAGGCTGTGGCAAAACGCAAATGTGGTAATGaactctttataatattaaaatgccgTCTAATTCAGCAATGTTATTATCTTTTGATAGCTTACAGCTTTGTATCAATGTGCAATTCCCACGAATAGTTGGTGGACTTCAAAGCAAAGCTGTTTATCTGGATACTAACCAGGACTTTAGTCCGGCGCGCTTGCTTGGTAAAATAATTGTCTACTACTatgatgaaaaaatataatgaactagcatcacccagtgggcttcgcaccaccatacataaaatgttttttttatatcgcaagaaatttttcatattaagttttctttatagaactcgtaaaatgtttaaacagttgaattagttgatttttttcattcaacatactttctaaagatgtcacaatagccttttctgtacttttttaaaatttgattgtggtggtcacctatatacaggtaaggtgaaagagccgataaaaacttgtaattaaactttgattctttaatttccatttcaattttttacgctaaataaattatgctaaaataaattaagttaaaaatgtttttccagttccttgaatgctccagtttttattatattttcgcccaaaattaatattaacataatacacttacaaccacaacagtacaacagaaacgctcataagcggctgtgtatttgttattgtttttcccatacaggcatttcgtatgagaagaaaccattactcacataaaatatcataactcaggaacggcttcaccgatttcaatcaaacttcacacaaactacctcctcaaagatagaaaagaactctaaaatttttgtgtcaatcagttcggcggttcttgagttataagattaccaagtaaatgtaatatataacgacaacttgaaataacccaggatcagcagtgtggttaggaatttcagctgatataaggctatcgatttgatccggagttattttatgtaccagccaaattagtatatgtgcgtgcggcaatccccttttctgccattggatggagtacatatggcaacgcacctccccaaatacatataatttcacaattaaatccataagtgctttacatttttgccgaaatggatactcatgtggttcaaacacatcctagggttatccaggtccacgttttggtctatatctcgagaccctagttacggaggggcattaaaaatactctatactataaaatcatcagcagcttccatttgctacccatattgtacgaacacatccttaagttatcggggtccacattttgggcgatatctcgagaccctagtcacggagcggcatcaaaaatactctatactatagaatcatcagcagcttccatttgctacccatattgtacaaacacatcctagggttacccggg harbors:
- the LOC128857818 gene encoding uncharacterized protein LOC128857818, translated to MVGTSNCKRIYKQHKPMICYNKPPSAQVNPTEYESKREDALTGAIVEALIVPKRTARTWTMQAGDLCRITVCEGSQVGDMNFWNLDNTKEHFYSGKTRQLHSTHLNVYDRLWSNFPYLRPMATFVHNTLADYGIDEDGGALHDVVGTRCDDYTYKLITGKERVGSCHSSLTKAVVEERGLKEEDVHDVWNIFMCTGFTRDTQQYFCKPSPARKGDYIEFIAEINLLLALSACPQGDVSVTVGDEVPDEVCHPLKVEVFRKKCIDKKI